In Paenibacillus guangzhouensis, a single window of DNA contains:
- a CDS encoding VOC family protein yields the protein MLKAEAVGDENNARILIEDSHIDIFSKQGMERMSPGSTLNAGYGSYTIEIEVTDVDEEFTRLKNKDVTLIKLPETYPWGRRSFWFRDPDGNIINFYSNLSKGS from the coding sequence ATGTTGAAAGCAGAGGCTGTTGGAGATGAAAATAACGCAAGGATTTTAATAGAAGATAGTCATATCGATATATTTTCAAAGCAAGGAATGGAGCGTATGTCTCCGGGAAGCACTTTAAATGCTGGTTATGGAAGTTACACGATTGAAATCGAAGTTACTGATGTTGATGAAGAATTTACAAGGTTAAAAAATAAAGATGTCACACTTATAAAACTACCTGAAACTTATCCATGGGGAAGACGATCATTTTGGTTTAGAGACCCAGATGGCAACATAATAAATTTCTATTCAAACCTAAGTAAGGGATCATGA
- a CDS encoding GNAT family N-acetyltransferase, with protein MNLIRIEPIDKHNWEEALTISLLQSQEKLVPSVIESLAWAYIKPWDEAFDPYILCKDDKTFGFFYLSYTPHSTNNYWIGGFQIDKEYQGTGLGTHSLKRILEFIQETHRQCEEISLTIEKSNDHARKLYEKLGFVNQERENQDGELIYKLKLKYAQ; from the coding sequence ATGAATCTAATCCGCATAGAACCAATTGATAAACATAATTGGGAAGAAGCGCTCACGATTTCTTTACTCCAATCCCAAGAGAAGCTTGTACCCTCTGTTATCGAATCTTTAGCATGGGCTTATATAAAACCGTGGGACGAGGCATTTGATCCATATATTTTGTGTAAGGATGATAAAACATTTGGATTTTTCTATCTTTCCTATACACCGCATAGTACGAATAATTACTGGATCGGTGGGTTTCAAATAGACAAGGAATATCAAGGGACTGGATTAGGAACGCATTCTCTTAAAAGAATCTTAGAATTTATTCAGGAAACGCACAGACAATGCGAAGAAATCTCTCTGACAATCGAAAAAAGTAATGATCATGCGAGAAAGCTTTACGAGAAATTAGGATTTGTAAATCAAGAAAGAGAGAATCAAGATGGCGAGCTAATCTATAAGCTAAAGCTAAAATATGCACAATAA
- a CDS encoding creatininase family protein has product MLNYTNTTKELSESGIDTVVISIGATEQFGPYLPMHLDNLIAERYAEEYGRALNAHVLPTLPFNTSEEHANFRGTVTISPNVNNNNRRNHY; this is encoded by the coding sequence ATGTTGAATTATACCAATACAACTAAAGAATTATCCGAGAGCGGCATTGATACTGTAGTTATCTCTATAGGTGCGACAGAGCAGTTTGGCCCATATTTACCCATGCACTTAGATAACTTAATTGCTGAACGGTATGCTGAAGAATATGGAAGAGCGTTAAATGCGCATGTACTCCCTACATTACCATTTAACACCTCTGAGGAGCACGCGAACTTTAGGGGAACTGTAACGATTAGTCCAAACGTAAACAACAATAATAGAAGAAATCATTACTAG
- a CDS encoding aminopeptidase, with the protein MKDQRIQLLARNVVNYSLNLKKGEKLLIEIEGHENLLAKAIVEEAYHVGGIPFVVFLDQEILAIQLNNCSIEQIQSMAAYDTLRMKDMDAYLLIRAGQNVNELNEVHWEKMDLYWKNYYHEVHAHRWDRTNWCIMRYPNASAAQLANMSTDRFEEFYFNVCTLDYFKLSLEMQKLVDLMKATEKVRIVGPNCDLSLSIKNMPVSMDAGHQNLPDGEVYSIPKKHSINGFITFNSPVIFQGTTFENIKFTFKDGRIVEATANDTEKLIKILNTDEGSRYIGELGIGLNPYISHPMKDILFDEKIWGSIHLAVGTGAAQCDDANLSSIHWDIVHIQRPEYGGGQLWFDDVLVREDGYFVIDELKGLNPDIFISK; encoded by the coding sequence ATGAAGGATCAAAGAATACAACTGCTTGCTCGTAATGTAGTGAACTATTCACTCAATCTTAAGAAGGGCGAGAAGCTTTTAATAGAAATAGAAGGACATGAAAACCTATTAGCAAAGGCAATCGTGGAGGAAGCTTATCATGTGGGGGGGATTCCCTTCGTCGTGTTTCTTGACCAAGAAATACTAGCTATTCAGCTAAATAATTGTTCTATAGAACAAATTCAGTCCATGGCTGCTTATGATACTCTGCGAATGAAAGATATGGATGCATACCTCCTCATCAGAGCGGGTCAGAATGTTAATGAATTAAATGAGGTGCATTGGGAGAAGATGGATCTTTACTGGAAGAATTATTATCATGAAGTCCATGCACATCGATGGGATAGAACTAATTGGTGTATAATGCGATACCCAAATGCTTCTGCAGCTCAACTAGCTAATATGTCAACAGATCGATTTGAGGAATTTTATTTTAATGTATGCACCCTAGATTATTTCAAACTTTCTCTAGAGATGCAGAAACTTGTCGACCTTATGAAGGCAACAGAAAAAGTAAGAATTGTAGGGCCGAATTGTGACTTGTCTTTGTCTATAAAAAACATGCCTGTTTCCATGGATGCTGGTCACCAGAACCTTCCAGATGGCGAAGTGTATAGTATTCCTAAGAAACACTCCATCAATGGATTTATTACTTTTAACTCTCCTGTGATCTTTCAGGGAACTACATTTGAAAATATTAAATTTACATTCAAGGATGGAAGAATTGTTGAAGCAACAGCTAACGATACTGAAAAACTGATTAAGATCCTAAACACAGACGAAGGTTCGAGATATATTGGAGAACTTGGAATTGGCCTGAATCCATATATTAGTCATCCAATGAAAGATATATTATTTGATGAGAAGATTTGGGGAAGTATTCATCTTGCTGTAGGGACCGGTGCTGCGCAATGCGATGATGCTAATCTGTCTTCGATTCATTGGGATATTGTCCATATACAAAGACCGGAATATGGTGGAGGACAATTATGGTTTGATGATGTTCTCGTTAGAGAAGACGGATATTTTGTAATCGATGAACTTAAGGGATTAAATCCAGATATTTTTATATCGAAGTGA
- a CDS encoding GNAT family N-acetyltransferase, whose amino-acid sequence MDFYYKNYLISDDNSKINQKVILNFLAQSYWASRRSPERILKSIETSHCFGVYHGDNQIGFARVITDEATFYYICDVFVLEGYRGQGIGKKLIEIIINLEEYEWMTGVLGTKDAHGLYEQYGFEKDSERFMRRAPQRSSQ is encoded by the coding sequence ATGGATTTCTACTATAAAAATTATCTGATATCAGATGACAATTCCAAGATCAATCAAAAAGTTATTTTAAATTTCCTTGCTCAAAGTTATTGGGCGAGCAGAAGATCGCCGGAACGAATTTTAAAATCCATTGAAACATCTCATTGCTTCGGTGTGTATCATGGTGATAATCAAATTGGTTTTGCAAGAGTGATTACAGATGAAGCAACTTTTTATTACATATGTGATGTCTTTGTTTTAGAAGGGTATAGAGGGCAAGGAATAGGAAAGAAATTAATTGAAATTATTATAAATTTAGAAGAATACGAGTGGATGACAGGGGTATTAGGAACTAAGGATGCGCATGGATTATATGAACAATATGGATTTGAAAAAGATTCAGAACGTTTTATGAGAAGAGCGCCTCAAAGAAGTAGCCAGTAA
- a CDS encoding DUF5071 domain-containing protein — protein sequence MHNHKDLLPRNKQDYERVSRIKNLSERGIVPLIPDLITWLQDMNWPIARDISQMLLKVSEQTIPHIKNVLTTNDHIWKYWCLSYLVMNFPNDLIKEIEPELNRLAYSPTKGEVNEEVHEVAQQILKKLL from the coding sequence ATGCATAATCATAAAGATTTGTTGCCTAGAAACAAACAAGACTATGAAAGAGTAAGCAGAATTAAGAATTTAAGTGAGCGGGGAATAGTGCCCCTTATTCCTGATCTTATTACTTGGCTTCAAGATATGAATTGGCCAATTGCTAGGGATATATCTCAAATGCTATTGAAAGTGTCTGAACAAACAATTCCGCATATAAAAAACGTGCTAACCACAAATGATCATATTTGGAAGTATTGGTGCCTAAGTTATTTGGTTATGAATTTTCCGAATGATCTCATAAAAGAAATTGAACCTGAACTCAATAGATTAGCATATAGCCCTACTAAAGGAGAGGTAAATGAAGAGGTGCATGAAGTTGCACAGCAAATTTTGAAAAAACTGCTGTAA
- a CDS encoding GNAT family N-acetyltransferase, whose protein sequence is MPDIKLDRIRITVEANDTDYEDTCNKLYQYNVQATNGLLQQPGKDINLYLRDESDKVIGGLFCETWLYGLYLDVFWIADEYRHQGYGKVMIVEAERLGKELGCTFAHTCTFSYQSPEFYKNMGYEVFGVNDEYPDGIKQYFLKKKLK, encoded by the coding sequence ATGCCGGATATCAAATTAGATCGTATTAGGATTACCGTAGAAGCGAATGACACGGATTATGAAGATACTTGTAATAAATTATATCAATATAATGTTCAGGCAACGAATGGATTACTTCAACAGCCAGGCAAGGATATCAATTTATATTTAAGAGATGAATCAGATAAAGTCATTGGCGGTCTATTCTGTGAAACTTGGTTATATGGCTTATATCTGGATGTTTTTTGGATCGCTGATGAGTATAGACATCAAGGATATGGAAAAGTCATGATAGTCGAGGCTGAAAGATTGGGCAAAGAACTTGGATGTACATTTGCTCATACTTGTACATTTTCATATCAATCGCCAGAATTTTATAAGAATATGGGTTATGAGGTTTTTGGCGTTAATGATGAATACCCAGACGGAATTAAACAATACTTTCTGAAAAAGAAATTGAAGTGA
- a CDS encoding NUDIX hydrolase yields MNILSDYIRELRTLVGTRPLILVGSVVIVMNEDQQILLQHRRDGDWGLPGGLMEPGESLEDTARREVREETGLELNKLSLLDVFSGPELYLKLKNGDELYSVTTLYLCNDFSGDLVSDQVESLDIRFFNINDLPKLNPANRIYMDKFLNQ; encoded by the coding sequence GTGAACATTTTGAGTGATTATATTCGTGAACTGAGGACATTAGTAGGAACCAGGCCCCTTATTTTAGTCGGCTCAGTTGTAATCGTTATGAATGAAGACCAACAGATCCTTTTGCAACACAGACGTGATGGAGATTGGGGGTTGCCGGGCGGATTAATGGAGCCTGGGGAATCACTAGAAGATACGGCAAGAAGAGAAGTGCGTGAAGAGACCGGTTTGGAGCTTAATAAGTTATCGTTGCTAGATGTTTTTTCGGGGCCAGAATTGTATTTGAAATTAAAGAACGGTGACGAACTTTACTCCGTTACGACTTTATATCTCTGTAACGATTTTTCAGGTGATTTAGTATCCGATCAAGTGGAATCATTGGACATCCGGTTTTTTAATATAAATGATCTCCCCAAGCTGAATCCAGCTAATCGGATTTATATGGATAAGTTCTTAAATCAATAG
- a CDS encoding GNAT family N-acetyltransferase: MNVTIHLTDPDTKFIINNLYPLYLHDLSEIWEWKPNKYGVFEDDETMTLIEQNKVFDIWWSKPSILFPYLIKVEEIPAGFALVATPPHTPHGSEFFLNEFFILRSFRGRGVAEAAAVQVFDNHQGTWELQTNPEETNKRAQTFWRRTIHHYTIGNYEEETTETKNDGKKMIFRFSK, from the coding sequence ATGAACGTAACAATACATCTGACAGACCCAGATACTAAATTTATCATCAACAATCTATACCCCTTATATTTGCATGATTTATCTGAAATATGGGAATGGAAACCTAATAAGTACGGGGTTTTTGAAGATGACGAGACAATGACATTGATTGAGCAAAATAAAGTATTTGATATATGGTGGTCGAAGCCATCCATACTATTTCCCTATTTGATAAAAGTAGAGGAAATTCCAGCAGGATTTGCTCTCGTGGCTACACCGCCCCACACACCTCATGGAAGTGAATTTTTTCTAAATGAGTTTTTTATTTTACGATCATTCCGTGGTCGAGGTGTGGCTGAAGCTGCGGCCGTTCAAGTGTTTGATAACCATCAAGGCACGTGGGAATTGCAAACGAACCCAGAAGAAACCAATAAGCGAGCACAGACTTTTTGGCGAAGGACAATTCATCATTATACTATTGGAAATTATGAAGAGGAAACAACAGAAACCAAAAATGATGGTAAAAAGATGATTTTTAGATTTTCAAAGTAG
- the comI gene encoding competence inhibitor ComI gives MEVKDALTIMFLFGSFILALLTYINNNNKKK, from the coding sequence ATGGAAGTGAAAGATGCATTAACGATAATGTTCCTATTTGGATCATTCATTCTTGCTCTTTTAACTTACATTAATAATAACAACAAGAAAAAGTAA
- a CDS encoding 2,4'-dihydroxyacetophenone dioxygenase family protein, with the protein MKQLVSEAVMKLAEQIQLPERVFHMEDLPWVPFDEGEVNCHFKPLRFDLTTGSWTYLFKIKSNKILTRHRHTGGNVIGYNLQGQWRYEGRDWVARPGSFIFEPPGDVHTLITGDEEVITLFILGGALQYFDENNMIIGQDDVYTVLKKYRDYCEENKIDVIEELIY; encoded by the coding sequence ATGAAACAGCTAGTAAGTGAAGCCGTAATGAAGTTAGCTGAACAAATCCAATTACCTGAGAGAGTTTTTCACATGGAAGATTTACCTTGGGTCCCTTTTGATGAAGGGGAAGTGAATTGTCATTTCAAACCATTGCGATTTGATCTAACGACAGGATCATGGACATATTTGTTTAAGATCAAGAGCAATAAAATATTAACTCGTCATAGACATACGGGCGGAAATGTTATTGGCTATAACCTTCAAGGACAATGGAGATATGAAGGTCGTGATTGGGTAGCTAGGCCTGGATCATTTATTTTCGAACCCCCTGGAGACGTTCATACATTAATTACGGGCGATGAAGAAGTCATTACGTTGTTTATCCTTGGAGGCGCCCTACAATACTTTGACGAGAATAATATGATTATTGGTCAAGACGATGTCTATACCGTACTGAAGAAGTACAGAGATTATTGTGAAGAGAACAAGATAGATGTGATTGAGGAACTTATTTATTAA
- a CDS encoding low molecular weight protein tyrosine phosphatase family protein has translation MKLLFICSRNQWRSLTAEKIFDEIHGYEVRSAGTEEGARIKVTAGLIGWSDMIFVMEKKHSRRLRDKFAYAIENKRLICLDIPDDYRFMDEELIEILKSSVSEYIEMPES, from the coding sequence ATTAAATTGCTTTTTATTTGTAGTCGCAATCAATGGCGTAGTTTGACGGCAGAGAAGATTTTTGATGAAATTCATGGTTATGAAGTACGGTCAGCTGGAACGGAAGAAGGAGCAAGAATCAAGGTAACTGCAGGACTAATAGGTTGGTCTGATATGATTTTTGTAATGGAGAAGAAGCATAGTAGAAGGTTAAGAGACAAGTTTGCTTATGCGATAGAGAATAAGCGACTGATATGTCTAGATATTCCGGACGATTACAGATTTATGGATGAGGAATTAATAGAAATATTAAAGTCGAGCGTATCGGAATACATTGAAATGCCGGAATCATGA
- a CDS encoding phosphotransferase-like protein, translating into MDKGKIIFLNGVTSSGKTSIVDALQSYSEPFFYVVANDLFEQMIGEKHLHEDYWQHLSEVVIMMYHTARLFSDHGKHILIDGILVERPELKPHYNKVKAIFKGYPLEIVEVFCPLDICRKRNIERGDRTADQSDRQSEIMAENIQYCCTVDTSLNTPEECAEIIINTLFN; encoded by the coding sequence ATGGATAAAGGGAAAATTATCTTTTTGAATGGCGTAACCAGCTCGGGTAAAACTTCTATTGTCGATGCCTTGCAATCCTACTCCGAACCATTTTTTTATGTCGTTGCCAATGACCTGTTTGAACAAATGATAGGCGAAAAACATCTGCATGAAGATTATTGGCAGCATTTAAGTGAAGTCGTTATCATGATGTATCACACAGCAAGACTATTCTCAGATCACGGTAAGCATATTTTAATTGATGGGATCCTTGTCGAAAGACCAGAGTTAAAGCCGCATTATAATAAAGTCAAAGCTATTTTTAAGGGATATCCGTTGGAGATCGTTGAGGTATTCTGTCCTTTGGATATATGTCGCAAACGCAATATTGAGCGCGGTGATAGAACAGCAGATCAGTCAGATCGGCAGAGTGAAATAATGGCTGAAAACATTCAATATTGTTGCACGGTCGATACCAGTTTGAACACACCAGAAGAATGTGCAGAGATTATTATAAATACGTTGTTTAATTAA
- a CDS encoding aminoglycoside phosphotransferase family protein: MASDLRRTIQMTVARFISPHAEILSIKDHDIAHGVSAVALRRHEIELRNNHHHSKINLISKKATWRERRVMYRLQDQFANVPFSYTYNLESSHREYLCMQDIDYETDYSNLDMELLQNKERFALAHIHSVNFNKAHELSWLPRVSTKYIESVLHEKWRPSWDNAQNDADFKHQFGHYISEINKSVEHIVEDMERVLRDEGSHTLIHNDLHPGNTLVYKNQDVFFIDWEEAHYGSLYLDAALRFREITQAENYRDVLNEEGLNLSEEKFKLHYTIASRYLGFRYMSWFLNTWKEDERWRDELKKYLNMALL, translated from the coding sequence ATGGCTTCAGATCTTAGGCGTACTATTCAAATGACCGTTGCTCGTTTCATTTCACCGCATGCTGAAATTTTGAGTATTAAAGATCACGATATAGCTCATGGCGTGTCCGCCGTTGCACTTAGAAGACATGAAATAGAGTTAAGGAACAATCATCATCACAGTAAGATTAATCTTATATCAAAGAAAGCTACTTGGAGAGAAAGACGTGTGATGTATCGACTCCAAGATCAGTTCGCTAATGTGCCTTTTAGTTATACGTACAATTTGGAGAGCAGCCATAGAGAATATCTTTGTATGCAGGATATAGATTATGAAACAGATTACAGCAATCTGGATATGGAACTGCTTCAAAACAAAGAACGGTTCGCACTGGCACACATCCACTCAGTCAATTTCAATAAAGCGCATGAATTGAGTTGGCTTCCGCGTGTAAGCACGAAATACATTGAATCCGTTCTCCATGAGAAATGGAGACCTAGCTGGGACAATGCCCAAAATGATGCGGATTTTAAACACCAATTCGGGCATTACATTTCGGAGATTAATAAATCCGTAGAGCATATCGTCGAAGATATGGAGCGGGTTCTCCGAGATGAAGGATCCCATACCCTTATTCATAATGATTTACATCCAGGGAACACATTAGTTTACAAGAACCAGGATGTTTTTTTTATTGATTGGGAAGAGGCACATTACGGTTCCTTATATTTAGATGCAGCACTTCGATTTAGAGAAATCACGCAAGCAGAGAATTATAGAGATGTATTAAATGAAGAGGGCTTAAATCTCTCAGAAGAAAAATTTAAATTGCACTATACGATTGCTTCACGGTATTTGGGCTTCCGATATATGTCATGGTTCTTGAACACTTGGAAAGAAGATGAGAGATGGCGGGATGAATTGAAGAAGTACTTAAACATGGCACTATTGTAA
- a CDS encoding histidine phosphatase family protein codes for MKNETKYSGGEITMKIFLVRHGLDEDGFRGGWSHRGLVELGILQSRKLAAYLQEHSDQYRINTILSSDLARAVETTREIEQILKVQATYTEAWREMNNGVLAGMSHKEAEENYPGLYFNTLQMETPFPGGETPLHFYNRIRTAFDSLCTMLETQEKDTNVLLVTHGGVINVLYYVLLGEEWTNKSSFFPIDNTSIHTVERRLNTWEITERNITIHLS; via the coding sequence ATGAAAAATGAAACAAAATACTCAGGTGGGGAAATAACAATGAAAATTTTTCTAGTAAGACACGGTCTGGATGAAGATGGTTTTCGCGGCGGTTGGAGTCATAGGGGATTAGTTGAACTAGGCATCCTTCAATCAAGGAAACTTGCAGCGTATCTACAAGAGCATTCTGACCAATATCGTATAAATACAATTCTGAGCAGCGATCTAGCACGCGCTGTTGAAACGACAAGAGAAATTGAACAAATCCTTAAAGTACAGGCCACGTATACGGAAGCGTGGAGAGAAATGAATAACGGGGTACTTGCTGGGATGTCCCATAAAGAGGCCGAAGAAAATTATCCTGGGCTTTACTTTAACACGCTTCAGATGGAGACCCCTTTTCCAGGAGGCGAAACTCCATTACATTTTTATAACAGAATTAGGACAGCATTTGATAGCTTATGTACGATGCTAGAAACCCAAGAGAAAGACACGAATGTATTGTTAGTAACACATGGGGGTGTCATCAACGTCTTGTATTATGTTCTACTTGGAGAGGAATGGACCAATAAATCTTCTTTCTTCCCAATTGATAATACAAGTATACATACGGTTGAGAGGCGATTAAATACATGGGAAATTACAGAAAGGAATATAACTATACATTTATCGTGA
- a CDS encoding alpha/beta hydrolase — protein MEDPLIFCYKKSEPYQNLKLYITRPKIPSIHCPAIIFFHGAGFTNNKVTPRQFQQHALHFASLGMVTILAEYRPLEVEGRFSPMDSIMNAKSAIRWTRENARDLGVHPNKVVAAGASAGGYLCLCAAMIDQCNDPGDNERISAQPDALIIFNGGVDAKMLIDLFPALEEPLLAASPVTKVKANLPPSLFFHGTDDVNIPIQEVIDFTSNMVDHGNLSILVPFEGLGHGFFNYGNMDNQPYLQTIREMEKFLKGMDFLDEE, from the coding sequence TTGGAAGATCCGTTAATCTTTTGTTATAAGAAATCAGAGCCGTATCAAAATCTTAAACTTTATATCACACGACCGAAGATACCAAGCATTCATTGTCCTGCAATAATATTCTTTCACGGTGCAGGCTTTACGAATAATAAGGTCACGCCAAGGCAGTTTCAACAACATGCTCTGCATTTTGCGTCGCTGGGGATGGTTACTATTCTTGCGGAATATCGGCCACTTGAGGTGGAGGGACGCTTCTCTCCAATGGATAGTATTATGAATGCAAAGTCAGCCATTCGATGGACAAGGGAGAATGCAAGAGATCTTGGCGTTCACCCGAATAAGGTCGTCGCGGCCGGCGCCTCTGCCGGAGGGTATCTGTGCCTATGTGCTGCCATGATTGATCAATGTAATGATCCGGGCGATAATGAACGGATAAGCGCTCAACCGGATGCATTGATCATATTTAATGGCGGCGTAGATGCGAAGATGCTCATCGATCTTTTTCCTGCATTAGAGGAGCCTTTGTTAGCTGCGTCCCCGGTTACGAAAGTGAAGGCCAACTTGCCTCCGAGTTTGTTTTTTCATGGCACGGATGACGTGAATATACCTATTCAAGAAGTAATTGATTTTACTAGCAATATGGTCGACCACGGAAATCTATCAATTTTAGTTCCATTTGAAGGACTGGGGCATGGATTTTTTAATTATGGGAACATGGATAATCAGCCCTATCTGCAGACAATTCGAGAGATGGAAAAATTTTTGAAAGGAATGGATTTTTTAGATGAAGAATAA
- a CDS encoding histidine phosphatase family protein: MKNKTTIFLVRHGQTEWNVLHKLQGHQDSPLTELGIKQAQWLGESLQNEPIDVIYSSSSPRARKTAEIIKGTREIDIYESDDLKEIHLGVWEGKRQDEVKGLSPDQFQNFWHDPAEFQVQHSETFKDVSNRALHQLHEMINMNQGRSILIVTHTVVVKLLMAYFENRPMKDIWNPPYIYPACLCKIELELNQSKILLHGDISHYKESPVLG; this comes from the coding sequence ATGAAGAATAAGACTACAATTTTCTTAGTAAGGCATGGGCAAACAGAATGGAATGTACTGCATAAATTACAAGGACATCAAGATTCACCATTAACTGAATTAGGGATCAAGCAGGCGCAATGGTTAGGGGAATCTCTTCAGAATGAGCCCATAGACGTTATTTATTCAAGTTCAAGTCCTAGAGCACGCAAAACCGCTGAAATTATTAAAGGTACAAGAGAAATCGATATATATGAAAGCGATGATTTAAAAGAAATTCATTTGGGTGTGTGGGAAGGCAAACGCCAAGATGAAGTAAAGGGGTTATCTCCGGATCAATTTCAGAATTTTTGGCATGATCCCGCGGAGTTTCAAGTGCAGCATAGTGAAACGTTCAAAGACGTGTCTAATCGTGCATTACATCAATTACACGAAATGATTAATATGAACCAAGGAAGATCCATACTCATTGTAACCCATACCGTTGTTGTAAAATTGCTTATGGCCTATTTCGAGAATCGACCGATGAAGGATATTTGGAATCCACCGTATATCTATCCGGCCTGTCTATGTAAGATTGAGTTGGAGCTGAATCAATCAAAAATCCTGTTGCATGGCGATATTAGCCACTACAAAGAAAGTCCTGTTTTAGGTTAG
- a CDS encoding CHAP domain-containing protein: MNSNGVNIRLDRVRALVEEMIISIQSAERRQAAYVHLYGASNCASLLAKKRGLNQEIAAVSGLLHDYYFYKTGVSEFPGLNSADTVRPLLRTLNMFTDEELTIILQAIFYRDDPYRTRGPYTDILKDAYAMQCTGGMLTQEKTILQDVDRRRKLADTAEALARENIIGVPEDQRYREICKYWPDEDIYNVLQRRWCAAFVYYCCMQVGFLLPIRYPNAMYRLAGVGAWLEWSQLPETGFFHMDKHDGFAPQRGDIVIYEKLLSADSHDHIGIILACNDDEIVVAEGNKDNQNYSSVLSRDRSHCILGYIRIDNSYQFDYNDDYIPIR; the protein is encoded by the coding sequence GTGAACAGTAATGGAGTAAATATACGACTTGATCGTGTTCGTGCTCTTGTTGAAGAAATGATCATATCCATACAAAGTGCAGAACGAAGACAGGCAGCATATGTCCATCTGTACGGTGCATCTAACTGTGCCTCGTTACTCGCGAAGAAAAGGGGACTGAATCAGGAGATTGCAGCCGTTAGTGGCCTCCTCCACGATTATTATTTTTATAAAACAGGAGTGAGCGAGTTTCCCGGTCTTAACAGCGCAGATACGGTTCGGCCTTTGCTGAGAACTTTGAACATGTTTACTGATGAAGAGCTTACAATCATATTACAGGCTATTTTTTATCGGGACGACCCATATCGTACTCGTGGCCCATACACAGATATCCTCAAGGATGCTTATGCCATGCAGTGTACGGGTGGGATGTTGACCCAGGAGAAAACAATTCTTCAGGACGTGGATCGCCGCAGGAAGCTGGCTGATACTGCAGAGGCGCTGGCTCGTGAGAACATCATCGGTGTACCTGAGGATCAACGATATCGAGAAATCTGTAAATATTGGCCGGACGAGGATATTTATAATGTTCTTCAGCGCAGGTGGTGTGCTGCATTTGTATATTACTGTTGCATGCAAGTTGGATTTCTACTACCGATTCGATATCCGAATGCTATGTATCGGCTTGCTGGCGTAGGAGCTTGGTTGGAATGGTCCCAATTACCTGAAACCGGATTTTTTCATATGGATAAACATGATGGATTTGCTCCTCAACGCGGGGATATCGTAATTTATGAAAAGCTGCTATCTGCAGATTCTCATGATCACATCGGTATTATCCTAGCATGCAACGACGATGAAATCGTAGTAGCCGAGGGGAATAAAGATAACCAGAATTATTCTAGCGTTTTGAGCAGGGATCGTTCGCATTGCATCTTGGGCTATATCCGTATAGACAATAGCTATCAATTTGATTACAACGATGACTATATTCCTATTCGTTAA